A region from the Arthrobacter gengyunqii genome encodes:
- a CDS encoding acyl-CoA carboxylase subunit beta, which produces MSIDQDLDLQTTAGKIAEYRRRQAQAEMPSGPAAVEKQHARGKHTARERIEMLVDAGSFVEFDALAVHRSTAFGMEKKKPLGDGLVSGYATVDGRPIAVYSQDFTVYGGSLSQVNGEKIVKVQEHALRNGCPVVGILDGGGARIQEGVASLAMFADIFRNNVHASGVVPQISLIMGPSAGGAAYSPALTDFVVMVDKTSHMFITGPDVIKTVTGEDVDMETLGGARQHNANTGTSAYLASDEEDAIEFVRELLDFLPSNNLAEAPLAAFASDMELNDGDLALDELIPDSANQPYDMRAVIEQVLDDGHFLEMQALYAPNVMIGYGRVEGHTVGIVANQPMQFAGTLDIAASEKAARFVRHCDAFNIPILTFVDVPGFLPGKDQEFQGIIRRGAKLLYAYAEATVPKLTVITRKAYGGAYIVMGSKKLGADLNLAWPTAQIGVMGAQGAVNILYRGQLKQAADAGESVEQARADYITQYEDELLNPYQAAELGYVDAVVAPSETRLQLIRGLRALRDKRASLPAKKHGNIPL; this is translated from the coding sequence ATGAGCATCGACCAGGACCTTGATCTGCAGACCACAGCCGGCAAGATCGCTGAGTACCGCCGCCGCCAGGCGCAGGCTGAAATGCCGTCCGGTCCGGCCGCCGTCGAGAAGCAGCACGCCAGGGGCAAACACACCGCCCGCGAGCGCATCGAAATGCTCGTTGATGCCGGGTCCTTCGTCGAATTCGATGCCCTCGCCGTGCACCGGTCCACCGCGTTCGGCATGGAAAAGAAGAAGCCGCTGGGCGACGGCCTGGTGTCGGGTTACGCCACCGTGGACGGCCGGCCCATCGCCGTCTACAGCCAGGACTTCACCGTGTACGGCGGATCGCTGAGCCAGGTCAACGGCGAGAAGATCGTCAAGGTCCAGGAACACGCGCTGCGCAACGGCTGCCCCGTCGTCGGCATCCTGGACGGCGGCGGTGCCCGCATCCAGGAGGGCGTTGCCTCGCTGGCCATGTTCGCTGACATCTTCCGCAACAACGTCCATGCCTCCGGCGTGGTCCCGCAGATCTCCCTCATCATGGGCCCCTCCGCCGGCGGCGCCGCGTACTCCCCCGCACTGACCGACTTTGTGGTCATGGTGGACAAGACCAGCCACATGTTCATCACCGGGCCGGACGTCATCAAGACCGTCACCGGCGAGGACGTGGATATGGAAACCCTCGGCGGCGCCCGGCAGCACAACGCGAACACCGGCACCTCCGCGTACCTGGCCTCCGACGAAGAGGACGCCATCGAGTTTGTCCGCGAACTGCTGGACTTCCTGCCGTCCAACAACCTTGCCGAGGCTCCGCTGGCAGCGTTCGCTTCGGACATGGAACTGAACGACGGCGATCTTGCCCTGGATGAGCTGATCCCCGATTCCGCCAACCAGCCCTACGACATGCGCGCCGTCATTGAGCAGGTGCTCGACGACGGCCACTTCCTGGAGATGCAGGCCCTCTACGCGCCCAACGTGATGATCGGCTACGGCCGGGTCGAAGGACACACAGTGGGCATCGTGGCGAATCAGCCGATGCAGTTCGCCGGCACCCTGGACATCGCAGCCTCCGAAAAGGCCGCCCGGTTTGTCCGCCACTGCGACGCCTTCAACATCCCCATCCTCACCTTCGTGGACGTTCCGGGCTTCCTGCCGGGCAAGGACCAGGAGTTCCAGGGCATCATCCGCCGCGGCGCCAAGCTGCTCTACGCCTACGCCGAGGCTACGGTTCCCAAACTCACTGTCATCACCCGCAAGGCGTACGGCGGCGCGTACATCGTGATGGGCTCCAAGAAGCTCGGCGCGGACCTGAACCTCGCCTGGCCCACGGCCCAGATTGGCGTCATGGGCGCCCAGGGTGCGGTGAACATCCTCTACCGCGGCCAGCTCAAGCAGGCGGCCGACGCCGGTGAAAGCGTTGAGCAGGCACGCGCGGATTACATCACCCAGTATGAAGATGAACTGCTCAACCCGTACCAGGCCGCCGAGCTCGGGTACGTTGACGCCGTCGTCGCGCCTTCCGAGACCCGCCTTCAGCTGATCCGCGGGCTGCGCGCCCTGCGGGACAAGCGCGCGTCGCTGCCCGCCAAGAAGCACGGGAACATCCCGCTGTGA